CTTTTCTCCGTGGTTTCTGCTGCCATTGTGTTGGATTTTCACGGGTACGGCTCTGACTGGTTTTTTTGTGATCGGTCATGACTGCGGCCATCGGTCTTTTGCTAACCGACGCTGGGTGAACGATTTGGTGGGTCACGCGATAATGCTGCCTTTGATTTACCCTTTCCACAGCTGGCGCATATTGCACAACTATCACCACGCACACACCAATAAGCTCGAAGAGGACAATGCTTGGGAACCCCTTAACCCAGAGGTTTATGCCAGTGCGGGACGCCCTTTGCAGTTGGCTTATGAGGCAATCCGAGGCTGGTTTTGGTGGGTCGGATCGATCGGCCATTGGGCGATTTTGCACTTTAATTGGGGGAAATTTGAGGGCAAACAGCGATCGCAAGTCAAGTTTTCGGCCCTGCTGGTGCTGATAACAGCTGCGATCGCTTTCCCAACCCTAATTGCCACCACTGGCATCTGGGGCTTCGTCAAGTTCTGGTTAGTACCCTGGTTGGTTTACCACTTCTGGATGAGTACTTTTACTCTGGTACACCACACCGCTCCTGATATTCCCTTTAAGGCAAATCACGAGTGGAATGAAGCTATCGCCCAGCTATCTGGAAGCGTCCACTGCGATTACCCCCGCTGGGTGGAATTTCTCTGCCACGATATCAATGTTCACGTCCCCCATCACATTTCTACCGCCATTCCTTCCTATAACCTGCGGATGGCTCATCGCAGCCTCAAAGAAAATTGGGGAAGCTATGTGCGGGAGTGCCGTTTCTCTTTGTCTTTAATGAAGGAGATTGTTGACAAGTGTCATTTGTATCATCCAGAGCAATGCTACCAGTCTTTCGATAGCTACCACTCTGCCAGCGTTAAAAGCGCTAAAACTGAAGACCTTACCCAGTAGGGTGCGTTAACGTAATTTAACGCACCCTCCAAAACTAAAAAAACGCCCAGATGCGATCGCGGCTGGGCGTTTTAACATACTCAGGACTTACGCTCTTCGCCCCCCTAGCCCCCCAATTTTGGGGGGAATGAGGAGGGGGGCTCCCCAGATTTGGGGGGTCGGGGGGGCAAAACCTTGGTTAGTGCGTAAGTCCTGATACTTCTAAAATTTGTATGTGAATTTGCGACTTCATCGCCAGTAGTCGCTACACTACTGGCAATACAACTTTTGAGTTTCGGAACAGTTTGGCATGATGCAACCGATACCCAAGCTAGAGCCCTCCCCCTCTCCTGAGAGCAGACGCCTGAACTATCATGATGTCTATAGTTGCCCTGTCTGTCGCTACGGACAGATATCCGTGCTGACGCTCACAGAATCCTTTGCTTGTAACTTTTGTCGCCACATTTTCACGACTAATCTTCAGGATCAGTTGCTTATAATAGCTGATAGTTTGCAGCCAATGGCTTGGCGATGGACTGGTCGCAGTTGGAAAATAGCTCATCAGAAGGATTCTGACCTTACTTTAGTCGTTTGGCTGCTGGGAACGGCTTTAGTGATTTTCCCTACCCTGATAGTTGGGCTTTCTGCCTATATATTCCCTCCAGAAGAGGGCAGTTATGGATCTTGGCTTCCCAGGTTTTGGATCGGCTTGACTTTTCTATCCCATCTCACTTTCGTAGTCTGGCTGCTTGCGGCAAATTATCAGTTACCCTTTTATACCGTCTTGAAAATCAAGTTGCGGGAGTTTCTGGCTCGTCAGCAGTAGGGTATCCTACTGTAGCAGTACTTGTTCGTAGAGTTGTCCGGCTCGTTCCCAAGTGTATTCTGTCTCTACGAGCGATCGCCCATTTCTCGATAACTCTTCTCGCAGTTGGGCATCTTCAAATAAGCGGCTGATGGCGTTAACGTACTCTTGGACTTGATTTGCTCGTAAGGCTCGTAAAGGTACGTCAGGAGTATCAACGGCGAGTCCTTCTAAACCGCGATCGCTTGCCACTATCGGCACTCCAGCTGCCATTCCTTCTAAAGTTTTGTTTTTAATTCCATAACCCGCACGCAGGGGAACGACACAAACTGTACTGGCGTGCAGGTATTCTGCCATTGAGCAAACTTTACCCGTAACGATAACTCCGGTGCGTTCCCCCAGGGCCAAAACTTCTGGTGTAGGACGTGCGCCAACAATGCTAAAAGTAGCATCCGGGTAATTTTTTTGGAGTTCTGGCAATACCTCTATGGCAAAAAAACGAGCGGCATCGATATTGTGGGAAGCATCCATTGCACCAACAAATATTAATTTGCGTCCGCCGCAGTCACTTGTACGATATGGGAATATTTCCAGATCTACTCCATTTGGAATTACCGGAATATCAGCTTGGGGAACGAATTTGAGAAATTGTTTTTTATCATCTTCCGTCGTGACTACAAGACTAGAAAATTTGCTGGAGTAGCGTTTTTCGTACCGTTCTAAGATGAGGTGAAGGTAGAGGCGATCGCGCAACGCATTCGGAGACGCCCCCATTTCCAAGTGGTCGCGAATCCACCCATAAATTGAACTGTGAATATCTACAACTGTCTTAACTGAGTTGCGAAATTTAGGACGAATGTAGATTTCATTAACACTATGTTCGCAGGTAATAACATCGCATTTGCCAGATTGGACAAACTCATCTACCCAACTTTTAATTTCCGGCGAATATCGATATAAAACATTCGGTGGCGTTGCTTTTATGACAGACTCGCTAAAGCGTGCAACTTTACCAACCAATCCTTCGATTCCGCCTTGTTTCGGTTCTGGCGGTAGCGGAAAAATAACTAGGTTGCTTACCCACTGACGGAGTTCTTCTACCTCCGCCTCTGTTACTCCCCCGTGGCGTTGTGTCACCAGCGTAATGTTATGACGCTGGTGCAGGTATTTCAGCAAGTTGAAGGTTCTGATTTCGGTTCCCCCTCGGCTGGGTGGATAGGGGAACGTAGAGGAAAGCATGAGAATATTCATCTATACGGATCTCAGACTCTGCTAGAAAGCTGTGTTTGCACGATATCTATATTTAAGGACTTGACATTAAAGAGGGCAATGGGCTAGTCTATATGAAAAATCAAGGTGAAGCTACCGCAAATTTACTAAATAGTTTCTTCCTGATTAGATTATCACATCGGGGTCAATAGGAAGCGTTTTGTTAACCAAGCATTTCTCTGAAATGTTGTTAGCTAAAATTTATCTTCAGTGCTGTCTACCAGATTTATGTATTATATGGGTGCTTTAGAAAAAAATTTTTTCAAGCAAAAGTTTGAGGTACGCTCCTTTCTCAGCCTTTATCCAAACCTGTTTTTTCCATTAGTAAAGTTGGCAGGAAAACAACCAAGCAGGGCAGTTGATAAAAACACTGAAATAGTTATAGAAGGATTTCCAAGATCTGCAAACAGCTTTTCTATTGGTGCGTTTCAATTTGCCCAAGGTCGTCCAGTTAGGTTGGCATCGCATTTACACGCTCCTGCTCAAATAATCCGCGCCGTCCATCTTTCTATACCAACATTAGTACTAATTCGTAAGCCAGTCGATGCAGTAATTTCCTTCAAGAGCTTGGAGTTAGAAGTAAGCGATCCAAATTCCTATATTAGCCCTGGATTAAGTATTTGTTTGAAAAAATATTTAAAATTTTGGATATCATTTTATACTAGAATTAAGCCATATAAAGACTATTATGTAATAGGGTTATTCGATGAAGTTATTCAAGATTTTGGGGTGGTTATTGAGAAAATAAACTATAATTTTAACACTAAGTTTTTAAGTTTCGAGCATACAAAAAATAATGTCAAAAATATTCATGCTCAACAAGGGTTTCATTCTGGGCCGTCTAAAAAGCGTCAATATTTAAAAGCAATTTTAATGAAAGAACTTGAAAATGATGAGATTAAAAGTCTCATTGCCAAAGCGAATTCTGTATACCGTGAGTTTGAGATATTCGCAAAATGTTCTAGATTAAGCAGTACAGAAATTAGAGCCACCTCGGTTGCAGATCTAGAAACAAGCGAAATATCCGAGTTATTATAAAAAGTCAGACAAAAGTGAGCCAATGGAAACTAATGAGCTGAAGTTCCTCCTAAAATTATTGGGTTGTCCTAATTATCGGTCATCCCTTTCTGCTGGCGTCTTCAAAGACTTTAAAGGCAAGGACAAAATTTGTCGAGACTTGGGCGATGAGCGAGAATTGATAGACTTCTCCCGCGAAATTGCTTCCGTTAAAATTTTACCCCCCGGTCGTGCCTTGCTGAAAATAGACGCCTCTCAACTGCCGATCGCAGACAAAGAACTAAAGGTGCTGGAGAAAATAGGCAAAAGTCCCGGAAAAATCAAACCCAGTGAAATTACAGTTGTGAAAGCGGCTGAAAGAGCGGAAATATTAAAGAACCTCGCCGATCGCGGACTGATTGAAGCTGAAAGGAAAGTCAAACGGACTAAAGCCGAGGTATGGCTGACTCAGCGAGGACTGGAATATTTGCGGGATGAGTACAACCCCAAGGGTTCTGCA
The window above is part of the Argonema galeatum A003/A1 genome. Proteins encoded here:
- a CDS encoding transcription factor RcaD encodes the protein METNELKFLLKLLGCPNYRSSLSAGVFKDFKGKDKICRDLGDERELIDFSREIASVKILPPGRALLKIDASQLPIADKELKVLEKIGKSPGKIKPSEITVVKAAERAEILKNLADRGLIEAERKVKRTKAEVWLTQRGLEYLRDEYNPKGSATISLDLLKNYLSFLRKCLRENSEVVSPAPATPTAKPSDEQILQIIRDLDRELGTENYLPIFHLRQKLQPPLSREELDRSLYRLQRNDQVELSSLVDTTPYTSEQIDAGMPQDIGGVLFYIVAN
- a CDS encoding glycosyltransferase family 4 protein gives rise to the protein MNILMLSSTFPYPPSRGGTEIRTFNLLKYLHQRHNITLVTQRHGGVTEAEVEELRQWVSNLVIFPLPPEPKQGGIEGLVGKVARFSESVIKATPPNVLYRYSPEIKSWVDEFVQSGKCDVITCEHSVNEIYIRPKFRNSVKTVVDIHSSIYGWIRDHLEMGASPNALRDRLYLHLILERYEKRYSSKFSSLVVTTEDDKKQFLKFVPQADIPVIPNGVDLEIFPYRTSDCGGRKLIFVGAMDASHNIDAARFFAIEVLPELQKNYPDATFSIVGARPTPEVLALGERTGVIVTGKVCSMAEYLHASTVCVVPLRAGYGIKNKTLEGMAAGVPIVASDRGLEGLAVDTPDVPLRALRANQVQEYVNAISRLFEDAQLREELSRNGRSLVETEYTWERAGQLYEQVLLQ
- a CDS encoding fatty acid desaturase; this translates as MTASTIKPQNLALTPNPSELRLRHILKTLPHDVFIKNRRKAWTSVIINVLLVCLGYLSIAFSPWFLLPLCWIFTGTALTGFFVIGHDCGHRSFANRRWVNDLVGHAIMLPLIYPFHSWRILHNYHHAHTNKLEEDNAWEPLNPEVYASAGRPLQLAYEAIRGWFWWVGSIGHWAILHFNWGKFEGKQRSQVKFSALLVLITAAIAFPTLIATTGIWGFVKFWLVPWLVYHFWMSTFTLVHHTAPDIPFKANHEWNEAIAQLSGSVHCDYPRWVEFLCHDINVHVPHHISTAIPSYNLRMAHRSLKENWGSYVRECRFSLSLMKEIVDKCHLYHPEQCYQSFDSYHSASVKSAKTEDLTQ